A section of the Delphinus delphis chromosome 1, mDelDel1.2, whole genome shotgun sequence genome encodes:
- the SLC25A34 gene encoding solute carrier family 25 member 34 isoform X1, with amino-acid sequence MPLTRAQPAPGPEAKETVAPAVDLVLGASACCLACVFTNPLEVVKTRLQLQGELQARGTYPRHYRGFVASVVAVARADGLCGLQKGLAAGLLYQGLMNGVRFYCYSLACQAGLAQQPGGTVVAGAVAGALGAFVGSPAYLVKTQLQAQTVAAMAVGHQHPHQNVLDALGTIWRQRGLAGLWQGVGGAVPRVMVGSAAQLATFASAKAWVQEQQWLPEDSWLVALAGGMISSVAVVTVMTPFDVVSTRLYNQPVDGAGRGRLYGGLADCLVKIWRQEGPLALYKGLGPTYLRLGPHTILSMLFWDELRKLAGRAQHQGS; translated from the exons ATGCCTCTGACACGGGCACAGCCGGCCCCTGGCCCGGAGGCCAAGGAGACGGTGGCTCCAGCTGTGGACCTGGTGCTGGGCGCCTCGGCCTGTTGCCTGGCCTGTGTCTTCACCAACCCCCTGGAGGTGGTGAAGACGCGGCTGCAGCTGCAGGGGGAGCTGCAGGCCCGGGGCACCTATCCTCGGCACTACCGGGGCTTTGTGGCCTCCGTCGTCGCTGTGGCCCGTGCAGATGGGCTGTGCGGCCTGCAGAAGGGGCTGGCTGCCGGCCTCCTCTACCAGGGCCTCATGAACGGCGTCCGCTTCTACTGCTACAGCCTGGCATGCCAGGCCGGGCTCGCCCAGCAGCCGGGTGGCACCGTGGTCGCGGGCGCTGTGGCAGGGGCACTGGGAGCCTTCGTGGGGAGCCCTGCTTACCTG GTCAAAACGCAGCTGCAGGCTCAGACGGTGGCCGCGATGGCTGTGGGACACCAGCACCCTCACCAG AACGTCCTGGATGCCTTGGGGACCATCTGGCGGCAGCGGGGCCTGGCGGGGCTGTGGCAGGGTGTGGGTGGGGCCGTGCCACGGGTCATGGTGGGCTCGGCTGCTCAGCTGGCCACCTTCGCCTCCGCCAAGGCCTGGGTGCAGGAGCAACAG TGGCTCCCAGAGGACAGCTGGCTCGTGGCCCTGGCCGGCGGCATGATCAGCAGCGTAGCTGTGGTCACGGTCATGACCCCCTTCGACGTGGTCAGCACGCGGCTGTACAATCAGCCTGTGGACGGAGCGGGCAGG GGCCGGCTGTATGGCGGCCTCGCCGACTGCCTGGTGAAGATCTGGCGGCAGGAGGGCCCCCTGGCGCTCTACAAGGGTCTGGGCCCCACCTACCTGCGCCTGGGTCCCCACACCATCCTCAGCATGCTCTTCTGGGATGAGCTCCGGAAACTGGCCGGGCGGGCCCAGCACCAGGGCAGCTAG
- the SLC25A34 gene encoding solute carrier family 25 member 34 isoform X2 gives MPLTRAQPAPGPEAKETVAPAVDLVLGASACCLACVFTNPLEVVKTRLQLQGELQARGTYPRHYRGFVASVVAVARADGLCGLQKGLAAGLLYQGLMNGVRFYCYSLACQAGLAQQPGGTVVAGAVAGALGAFVGSPAYLVKTQLQAQTVAAMAVGHQHPHQNVLDALGTIWRQRGLAGLWQGVGGAVPRVMVGSAAQLATFASAKAWVQEQQWLPEDSWLVALAGGMISSVAVVTVMTPFDVVSTRLYNQPVDGAGRPPSHHGRVPKACTDLCATEVDAESLKGQDWRRGQAA, from the exons ATGCCTCTGACACGGGCACAGCCGGCCCCTGGCCCGGAGGCCAAGGAGACGGTGGCTCCAGCTGTGGACCTGGTGCTGGGCGCCTCGGCCTGTTGCCTGGCCTGTGTCTTCACCAACCCCCTGGAGGTGGTGAAGACGCGGCTGCAGCTGCAGGGGGAGCTGCAGGCCCGGGGCACCTATCCTCGGCACTACCGGGGCTTTGTGGCCTCCGTCGTCGCTGTGGCCCGTGCAGATGGGCTGTGCGGCCTGCAGAAGGGGCTGGCTGCCGGCCTCCTCTACCAGGGCCTCATGAACGGCGTCCGCTTCTACTGCTACAGCCTGGCATGCCAGGCCGGGCTCGCCCAGCAGCCGGGTGGCACCGTGGTCGCGGGCGCTGTGGCAGGGGCACTGGGAGCCTTCGTGGGGAGCCCTGCTTACCTG GTCAAAACGCAGCTGCAGGCTCAGACGGTGGCCGCGATGGCTGTGGGACACCAGCACCCTCACCAG AACGTCCTGGATGCCTTGGGGACCATCTGGCGGCAGCGGGGCCTGGCGGGGCTGTGGCAGGGTGTGGGTGGGGCCGTGCCACGGGTCATGGTGGGCTCGGCTGCTCAGCTGGCCACCTTCGCCTCCGCCAAGGCCTGGGTGCAGGAGCAACAG TGGCTCCCAGAGGACAGCTGGCTCGTGGCCCTGGCCGGCGGCATGATCAGCAGCGTAGCTGTGGTCACGGTCATGACCCCCTTCGACGTGGTCAGCACGCGGCTGTACAATCAGCCTGTGGACGGAGCGGGCAGG CCACCCTCCCACCATGGGCGTGTTCCTAAGGCCTGCACCGACCTTTGTGCTACAGAAGTGGATGCTGAGTCCCTGAAGGGGCAGGACTGGCGGAGAGGTCAAGCAGCCTGA
- the TMEM82 gene encoding transmembrane protein 82 isoform X1 has translation MGRPWAAVLTQQPKGLRPWLSSPPLASLPLAWAFDPSQPLPSPPPPLPGGGDVAVSLAQTRPEAGAGSWRPCSPCCPSPPGSPASPPLSGAPASSTPSCKVSPSPIPLSPTPSGAPARRKTNPTHVRLPPPPPLTLPSCLPSLLTPSGLVGACGVSVLNNLLKVYFFVGCTNDPERRLEKERLRAQWASLETVHLAGLALILTVVQVRVAALVVLEFSLRAVSMLLSLDKGARGTERLQLYLLCQYSLGCGLTCSLSFLQEGAPHRTLNLLLGLGLAALLRSGSRRLRRHVCQLYELHSSQRYCGVCLGLLAGACSLPRLLGRALAVTFAVGNLAAVTLLNRDFLTTSEAVRFWMPLTICYALLVIYMQEERQQHPGLQSQVQTVLVRMCGLFLLLLTVGRWLDLVGIFTSLLGEFWCLLDTRTLFDLCQIQDFPSQRPSASAPSQPRPSAPARPQGTAPS, from the exons ATGGGGAGACCCTGGGCAGCGGTCTTAACCCAGCAACCCAAAGGTTTAAGGCCctggctctcctcccctccccttgcctcCCTTCCCCTCGCCTGGGCTTTtgacccctcccagcccctcccctcgccTCCACCACCTTTGCCCGGTGGTGGTGACGTTGCGGTGTCTCTGGCGCAGACCAGGCCGGAGGCTGGGGCTGGATCCTGGCGGCCATGTTCTCCCTGCTGTCCCTCCCCTCCTggctccccagcctcccctcctttGAGTGGGGCTCCGGCCTCCTCGACGCCCTCCTGCAAGGtgagcccctcccccatccccctcagccccaccccctccgGGGCACCAGCCCGGCGCAAGACGAACCCCACCCACGTGCGTCTCCCACCGCCCCCTCCTCTAACCCTACCAAGCTGCCTACCCTCCCTACTAACCCCGTCAGGCCTCGTCGGGGCCTGCGGAGTCTCCGTCCTGAACAACCTCCTGAAGGTCTACTTCTTCGTGGGCTGTACCAA TGACCCGGAGCGGCGGCTTGAAAAGGAACGGCTGCGGGCCCAGTGGGCCTCGCTGGAGACCGTGCACCTGGCAGGGCTGGCCCTGATCCTGACGGTCGTGCAGGTCCGGGTGGCCGCCCTTGTGGTGCTCGAGTTCTCCCTCCGGGCTGTCTCCATGCTGCTTTCCCTGGACAAG ggCGCCCGGGGCACCGAGAGGCTGCAGCTGTACCTACTGTGCCAGTACTCGCTGGGCTGCGGGCTGACCTGCAGCCTGAGCTTCCTGCAGGAGGGCGCCCCGCACCGCACGCTGAACCTgctgctgggcctggggctggccgCGCTGCTCCGCTCGGGCAGCCGGCGCCTCCGCCGCCACGTCTGCCAGCTCTACGAGCTGCACAGTAGCCAGCGCTACTGTGGGGTCTGCCTGGGCCTGCTGGCTGGCGCTTGCAGCCTCCCCCGGCTGCTGGGCCGCGCCCTGGCCGTGACCTTTGCAGTGGGCAACCTGGCAGCCGTGACCCTCCTCAACCGGGACTTCCTGACCACCTCGGAGGCTGTGCGTTTCTGGATGCCGCTCACCATCTGCTACGCCCTGCTGGTCATCTACATGCAGG AGGAGCGGCAGCAGCATCCCGGCCTGCAGAGCCAGGTCCAGACGGTGCTGGTACGCATGTGCGgcctctttctgctgctgctgaccGTGGGCCGCTGGCTGGACCTCGTGGGCATCTTCACCTCCCTGCTGGGCGAGTTCTGGTGCCTGCTGGACACCCGCACCCTGTTTGATCTTTGCCAGATACAG GATTTTCCATCCCAGAGGCCTTCCGCGTCAGCTCCAAGCCAGCCCCGGCCCTCGGCACCTGCCCGGCCGCAGGGGACGGCCCCCTCCTGA
- the TMEM82 gene encoding transmembrane protein 82 isoform X2, whose protein sequence is MFSLLSLPSWLPSLPSFEWGSGLLDALLQGLVGACGVSVLNNLLKVYFFVGCTNDPERRLEKERLRAQWASLETVHLAGLALILTVVQVRVAALVVLEFSLRAVSMLLSLDKGARGTERLQLYLLCQYSLGCGLTCSLSFLQEGAPHRTLNLLLGLGLAALLRSGSRRLRRHVCQLYELHSSQRYCGVCLGLLAGACSLPRLLGRALAVTFAVGNLAAVTLLNRDFLTTSEAVRFWMPLTICYALLVIYMQEERQQHPGLQSQVQTVLVRMCGLFLLLLTVGRWLDLVGIFTSLLGEFWCLLDTRTLFDLCQIQDFPSQRPSASAPSQPRPSAPARPQGTAPS, encoded by the exons ATGTTCTCCCTGCTGTCCCTCCCCTCCTggctccccagcctcccctcctttGAGTGGGGCTCCGGCCTCCTCGACGCCCTCCTGCAAG GCCTCGTCGGGGCCTGCGGAGTCTCCGTCCTGAACAACCTCCTGAAGGTCTACTTCTTCGTGGGCTGTACCAA TGACCCGGAGCGGCGGCTTGAAAAGGAACGGCTGCGGGCCCAGTGGGCCTCGCTGGAGACCGTGCACCTGGCAGGGCTGGCCCTGATCCTGACGGTCGTGCAGGTCCGGGTGGCCGCCCTTGTGGTGCTCGAGTTCTCCCTCCGGGCTGTCTCCATGCTGCTTTCCCTGGACAAG ggCGCCCGGGGCACCGAGAGGCTGCAGCTGTACCTACTGTGCCAGTACTCGCTGGGCTGCGGGCTGACCTGCAGCCTGAGCTTCCTGCAGGAGGGCGCCCCGCACCGCACGCTGAACCTgctgctgggcctggggctggccgCGCTGCTCCGCTCGGGCAGCCGGCGCCTCCGCCGCCACGTCTGCCAGCTCTACGAGCTGCACAGTAGCCAGCGCTACTGTGGGGTCTGCCTGGGCCTGCTGGCTGGCGCTTGCAGCCTCCCCCGGCTGCTGGGCCGCGCCCTGGCCGTGACCTTTGCAGTGGGCAACCTGGCAGCCGTGACCCTCCTCAACCGGGACTTCCTGACCACCTCGGAGGCTGTGCGTTTCTGGATGCCGCTCACCATCTGCTACGCCCTGCTGGTCATCTACATGCAGG AGGAGCGGCAGCAGCATCCCGGCCTGCAGAGCCAGGTCCAGACGGTGCTGGTACGCATGTGCGgcctctttctgctgctgctgaccGTGGGCCGCTGGCTGGACCTCGTGGGCATCTTCACCTCCCTGCTGGGCGAGTTCTGGTGCCTGCTGGACACCCGCACCCTGTTTGATCTTTGCCAGATACAG GATTTTCCATCCCAGAGGCCTTCCGCGTCAGCTCCAAGCCAGCCCCGGCCCTCGGCACCTGCCCGGCCGCAGGGGACGGCCCCCTCCTGA
- the TMEM82 gene encoding transmembrane protein 82 isoform X3 — protein sequence MIPVGLDLKAIFPLRERPPTEWTTCTLTPSGPPRGERTQSWPLSAPSPAQGARGTERLQLYLLCQYSLGCGLTCSLSFLQEGAPHRTLNLLLGLGLAALLRSGSRRLRRHVCQLYELHSSQRYCGVCLGLLAGACSLPRLLGRALAVTFAVGNLAAVTLLNRDFLTTSEAVRFWMPLTICYALLVIYMQEERQQHPGLQSQVQTVLVRMCGLFLLLLTVGRWLDLVGIFTSLLGEFWCLLDTRTLFDLCQIQDFPSQRPSASAPSQPRPSAPARPQGTAPS from the exons ATGATTCCAGTAGGGCTTGACCTGAAGGCAATATTCCCTCTTCGGGAACGGCCTCCCACAGAGTGGACCACCTGTACCTTGACACCCTCTGGGCCCCCGCGCGGTGAGCGCACACAATCGTGgcccctctctgccccctcccccgcccagggCGCCCGGGGCACCGAGAGGCTGCAGCTGTACCTACTGTGCCAGTACTCGCTGGGCTGCGGGCTGACCTGCAGCCTGAGCTTCCTGCAGGAGGGCGCCCCGCACCGCACGCTGAACCTgctgctgggcctggggctggccgCGCTGCTCCGCTCGGGCAGCCGGCGCCTCCGCCGCCACGTCTGCCAGCTCTACGAGCTGCACAGTAGCCAGCGCTACTGTGGGGTCTGCCTGGGCCTGCTGGCTGGCGCTTGCAGCCTCCCCCGGCTGCTGGGCCGCGCCCTGGCCGTGACCTTTGCAGTGGGCAACCTGGCAGCCGTGACCCTCCTCAACCGGGACTTCCTGACCACCTCGGAGGCTGTGCGTTTCTGGATGCCGCTCACCATCTGCTACGCCCTGCTGGTCATCTACATGCAGG AGGAGCGGCAGCAGCATCCCGGCCTGCAGAGCCAGGTCCAGACGGTGCTGGTACGCATGTGCGgcctctttctgctgctgctgaccGTGGGCCGCTGGCTGGACCTCGTGGGCATCTTCACCTCCCTGCTGGGCGAGTTCTGGTGCCTGCTGGACACCCGCACCCTGTTTGATCTTTGCCAGATACAG GATTTTCCATCCCAGAGGCCTTCCGCGTCAGCTCCAAGCCAGCCCCGGCCCTCGGCACCTGCCCGGCCGCAGGGGACGGCCCCCTCCTGA